The Synchiropus splendidus isolate RoL2022-P1 chromosome 1, RoL_Sspl_1.0, whole genome shotgun sequence genome includes a window with the following:
- the LOC128749559 gene encoding rhodopsin, with protein sequence MDAEELIESIIRALMFLAGMLGNNWLVICSVPRKKSTIRTNELLLINLAVSNLITNYLVDLPDTIADFAGRWFLGETFCGVFRFCADLSETSSIFTTFFICIFWHQKLVVSLKEGGAVVQMDSLSLVGGLVASSWTVAVIFSTPHFFFVAVVGGNESHEDCIDVFPNYVAHQTYEIFYLTLANAVPAAGMLFTSIQIIISLLKNNRRIQGHQSHLNKEENKSRETNRRKTDSAVCDAAPDGGVYIGEPASGQSFASPLSSQSHQGVGSAPSRPGQVAARSSPGTNNLLRAAKSVVAVASVFLVCWLTHLLLRITNNFHTSSIVVEVASYIAASYTCIIPFIFLHSIRKLSCVCKR encoded by the coding sequence ATGGATGCTGAAGAACTGATCGAGTCCATCATCAGGGCGCTGATGTTCCTCGCGGGGATGCTGGGGAACAACTGGCTGGTGATCTGCTCCGTCCCCAGGAAGAAGTCCACGATCCGCACCAATGAACTTCTGCTGATCAACCTGGCCGTCTCCAACCTCATCACCAACTACCTGGTGGACCTGCCCGACACCATCGCAGACTTCGCCGGACGCTGGTTCCTGGGCGAGACCTTCTGCGGAGTCTTCCGCTTCTGCGCCGACCTCTCAGAGACCAGCAGCATCTTCACCACCTTCTTCATCTGCATCTTCTGGCACCAGAAGCTGGTCGTCTCCCTCAAAGAAGGCGGCGCGGTGGTGCAGATGGACAGCTTGTCTCTAGTGGGCGGCCTTGTGGCCAGCAGCTGGACAGTGGCGGTCATCTTCAGTACGCCTCACTTCTTCTTCGTGGCAGTGGTGGGGGGCAACGAGAGCCATGAGGACTGCATCGACGTCTTTCCAAACTACGTCGCCCATCAGACCTATGAGATCTTCTACCTCACCCTGGCGAATGCCGTCCCCGCTGCAGGGATGTTGTTCACCAGCATCCAAATTATCATCAGTCTTCTGAAGAACAATCGCCGCATTCAGGGCCATCAGTCACACCTCAACAAGGAAGAGAACAAAAGTAGAGAGaccaacagaagaaaaacagacagcgCAGTTTGTGACGCTGCACCCGATGGTGGTGTTTACATCGGAGAGCCAGCCTCAGGCCAAAGCTTTGCTTCACCTCTCAGCTCACAGTCGCATCAAGGTGTCGGAAGTGCACCTTCAAGGCCCGGCCAGGTAGCAGCACGGTCCAGTCCAGGCACCAACAATCTGCTGAGGGCAGCCAAGAGCGTGGTGGCTGTTGCCAGCGTGTTCCTCGTCTGCTGGCTGACTCATCTGCTTCTGCGCATCACCAACAACTTCCACACCTCGTCCATCGTGGTGGAGGTGGCCAGCTACATCGCCGCCTCCTACACCTGCATCATCCCCTTCATTTTCCTGCACAGCATCAGAAAGCTCTCCTGCGTGTGCAAACGCTAG